The Miscanthus floridulus cultivar M001 chromosome 6, ASM1932011v1, whole genome shotgun sequence genomic interval CTTTCAGGATCAGAGGAACAGGATGAGAGTTCTGAGCATGCTCCTGGCCGTGCCCAGCGCTCCACCCTGGATGTGTGCCCCGGCCTCCACGTTTGCATGCAGCCTCCACGTCAACTTGAGTCCGTTCGCTGGATGATTTTTGGGCTTATAAGTTCGAGCTAATAAGAGATCATGCTGATTGTTAGGCTATGTTTAGTTTGAGGAAGTTAGAAtttgggactactgtagcactttcgtttttatttaataattagtgtggactaattaggcttaaaacgttcgtctcgtaatttcccaccaaactgtgcaattagttttttttccgtctatatttaatgctctatacacgggccgtaaacattcgatgtgataggtactgtagcactttttggaatttttgggtccaactaaacacgcgcttagcTTCGCAGCAAGTCAGAAGCTCTTGCAGAGGACGCGACTGCTTCATCTGACAAAAGGCTAGAGCCACCGTCCGAGCTCGCGTTGTGCGCTTGTGGCCAGAAAAATAACTCAGGCCTTCTTGAGATCTAGAGTGTAGTGTTTTTGGGTGTCATATTAGATATTATATAAAGATGTCATATagagtgttcggatactaataaaaaaataaattacagaatccatcggtaaatcgtgagacgaatttattaagcataattaatccatcattagcatatgcattgctgtagcaccacattgtcaaattatggactaattaggcctaaaagattcgtctcacaaagtagtcgtaatctatgtaattaattattttttaatctatatttaatactagaTGTACGTGTCCAACATTTGATACGATAGGGACTAAAGTTTTAAGAGATGAACTAAACGAGGCTTCGTTCGCACGCAGCATAAAGTTACAGTGCAGTACGGTAGAGCAGCACTGCGTTGGTTCCCAGCCAATTAATGGATATGCTGCTTTCGTTGTGGCATTTGATGCTCAGCCGCTGCTTCGTCTACATGGATCTTTCTTTTACATGAGACTACCGGCTAGTGTTAGCTTGCATTGCTGCTGCCTTAAAGTCGTACCGGTGCCTCAGCCGTTCAGCATCCATCGACGTCTCAGGGCATCAGCATGTGAGTATcctctccgttctaaattataaattattttaatttttaaaaaaatattttttatctatacaTTGAAATATATAATATGTCTAAATGCACAGTTAAAattatatatatctaaaaatcagaatgatttataatttagaatagagaatCATATTAGAGCATTTTTACTATATCTCTTATACCGTATCTCTTATAAATTATTTTATGAGAGTACTTTAAAATTAATTTAGAATATACAAGAGAACATTACTATAGCAGATTACTTAAAACTTATATCCTATATTTCTTTAGGGCCAAGGGAGAGGAGGTtgtttcctttacttaggagaaAGAGTGCACCTTTTCAGGTGATCTCTTAAAAAATTATATTATTTAAAAGATCTCCTCAAATATGAGACAGGAttaagaagttttttttttttgcgactcaGTGATTTTATTCATTCAAGAATCATCAGGGTTACAATCCGCAGTCACCAACTGAGCGACACAGGACGGGGCATAGTGCCACTCACATGTCCTAGTGTCCCCTGAGACCTGCTTAGCAAGAGTACGAGCTACTCGGTTACATGATCTGCTAGAATACGACAATTTTAAAGCAGAAAAATACAAGCTAAAATCACGAGCTTCCCTACTGATCGGCGCGATCCACGACCTTTGGTTCACCCCTGCTTCCAGAGCTTGATCAGTTCTTGGCTATCGGTCTCGTTATGCAGCCTGTGCACTCCCCTTCCCCCTTGGCTTGCgaaaatttttatatataaatttcaTCTCTTGTAATACAAATTTTTATATATAAGAAGATTAGATAGAATATCTGATGAAGATGATCTCCATAAACACTTCTTATTAACCTCAAGATTAAAAGGTCTATACAAAGTTTCGCAGCAGCATATACAAAGTTAAAATAAGGAAAGACAATGACTCCTGTCATAAACATCGTGGCCTGTTAACTATCTAGGCCTTGTACACTCAGAATGTTATGTTATGGGCCTGAAACTGATGCACACCCGTCCGGCTCAGTGGCTAAGCCCGGCCCGCACTGGGTCAAGGACTCAGTTAACCTAGGGTACGCGCCCCGCGGCTTccccgcaccgccgccgccgccgccgccgctctatTAAAACCCCTGATTTGCTTCAAAAGCCTCCCGAATCCTAGCTGCATACGAGCTTCCTTCATCTTCATGGTGCGATGCATTCGTTGGGGCGTTTCTTCGGCGCCGTCGTCCGTGCTCCGAACTATAGCTAGCTGCTGTTACCTGTTGGCGATTGCGGTTTCTGAATCTGAATTGTGTGGATGCGGCGATGCGTTGTTCCGTTTTTACTGTAAATTCGCCTTGCGCTTGCGGCGTGCACTGCCTCTGTATTTCGAGTTTTCGACGGCAGCTTTATCGAGAGGGGCCAGAGATTTGTGAATTGGTATCCTTCTTTTTGCGGTTGCCCACATCAAAACCGGCCAAAGTTGCAGCAGAGGCAGGATCTGTTTTCTTGTTCTGCTCCTGTTCAACCCTGGAACTAGCTTTCCATGGCCGGAAATTTCCGAGTCTAGACTCTGGAGTCCCTGATCCAGGAGCCTGAACTCAACCCCTTTTGCCTTTGGTTTGTAGCCTTGTAGTTGTAGGTAGCGTACGAGTGCTTGGAGAATTTTTTACCCGCAAATTTCCAAACTAACAGCGTGCCCGTGGTCTGTTTTGTCACCGTTTATTGCCACAtaaaaaacatatatataaacaattctcGTTTCTATGAGCCAAACAattttaaatttgactaaatttgtacTAAAGATTACTACTATTTATTATattaaataagtattattagttTAATCATTGAGTAGTAAatctatttgaagatataaatgttgatgcTATTCTCTATAAATCtagttgaattttaaaattttgactcGGTTTAATCTTGAGTtgcacttttttttttaaaacggAGCGAGTATAATATAGGCCGTGCAAGTATTTCAATACTTGAGCCCACATTGGATTTATTTTCCGGCCATTTTGATCAAGTTCGAGTCCAACCAAAGCAGAAAATCACAGCAATGCAGGCCGACGGTTACCTCCCCAAAAGGCCGAAAGCAGTCTTTGGACTTGCTCGGCTGTAGCCACTTCTGCTTATTTTCTCTATAGAACTGCAGTGGTTGCTTGCTGCAGCATCAGCTTCTCCTGTGGTAAGCTCTGCCGAGCAGGCCCTTTGTTTTTTTAGCTGGCCTCCAAACTCTCTTCACGTGGGTGAGTTCAATCCGAAGGCCAGCTGGACAAACCGACTAGCCGAGAGGTCTAGAACTCTGACAGGCAATCTCGGATCGGGGCAGAGACCGAGCCCAGCTGCCAGGTGCGAGTGTGACCCGTGCCCCCCCCCTGCAGATGTGGCGCGTATCGATCGTACGACGACGCCCACCGCCCACACAGCGTGAACTGCATCGAACCACCGTGTTCGCCTCCTCTGCATCTGAAAGCGAAAGCCCCGGCAATGGCAGCGCTTTCCTGTAACGAAAGAACATCATCGCCAAATCGCCATCGAAAGACAGGCTCCTTTGTTTCTGCTACTGGAGTGGGCGAAGAAACCGCCACAATGCCACATCGCAAAGATTTTACAGTGATGTGCAAATTGAAAGAAACAACACGTCCCCGGCTGCGCCCGAACGCCTCTCCAAGACCCCAACTCCTAGTCCAATGGCGGGTGTCGGCACGGGCGCCGCGTTGGATGATCAGACAGCTTCGTTTCCGACGGCGTTGTCTGGTTTGGTGGCTACCGCGGCGGCGAGAAGCGTGTCCCGGCACAGAGGACAGCTTGCCCGCGCCCGTAGCCACGCGTCCACGCATTCCGGGTGGAAGCCGTGCCCGCACCGCGGCAGCGCCTTCACCTTGTCGCCCTCCTGGAACTCGCCGAGGCAGATGGAGCAGCACTGCTGCTGTGCCGCGTCGTCGTccgccgcacccgcacccgcaccggcgccggcgccaggCCGGTACAGCGTCACGGCCAGGCCCGCGATCGCGGCATCGTCGAGGCCCGCCACTGGGAaacaggcggtggcggcggccagcGGCGCCGTCGCCGCGATGAGGCGGCCGTTGTAGCGGTGGCACGTCCATCGGAGGTAGAGGCAGACGGCGACGAAGCAGACGAGGACGCCGAAGAGCGCCACGAGGACCGGCACGCCGCGGCCGCGCACGGTGAAGTTGCCGTCGTCCACGTCGCCGTAGCGCCACCGAAGCGCCTCCTGCGCTGCCATTCGCGGCTCTCGCTATCGCTAGCTCTCGGATTCTGGAACTTGTTCACAGTACAGCCTTCAGTTTTTTTCTTCCCTCGCCGCTCTTGATTCTTCTTGAACGGAGTACTACGTAAACAAAAAGGGAGGGCGCGCGTCGCGTCGGCATCTCGCCGTCTCTCGTGGCTTCCGTGGGCTGGGCGGCCTCTGGCCCCCAGCGCGCGCTTCAAATGAGCGGCCTGGGCAGCGTCCGCGACCGAGGCGTTCCTAAAGTTTTTGGCACCCGATTTGCAGCGCCCGTTCGCTGTAAATTCGTCTCGTTGTAAAGGTTTGACGAACGCTGCTGGACCATGAAACGTGCTAATGACTGCTCGAGTGGGACACAAAAGGATAAAAAGCGATAAAAGGTTCTATGCAAGTTACGGGTCTTGTCGACCAGTTGCACTTAGCTCTCCAGAGTCCAGATGCAGCTGCAAATGCGTGGGATTTGCGGGTCACTCTGTAATTTCTGGAAGGATCAAACTATTCTTCTTCAGCCTTTTTTTATTGAAAATGGGCGGCCTTGTTAGGTTGCGTGAATCAAATGATTCATACTGA includes:
- the LOC136459348 gene encoding RING-H2 finger protein ATL66-like; the protein is MAAQEALRWRYGDVDDGNFTVRGRGVPVLVALFGVLVCFVAVCLYLRWTCHRYNGRLIAATAPLAAATACFPVAGLDDAAIAGLAVTLYRPGAGAGAGAGAADDDAAQQQCCSICLGEFQEGDKVKALPRCGHGFHPECVDAWLRARASCPLCRDTLLAAAVATKPDNAVGNEAV